The genomic segment GTGGTTTCAAATGTGGTTAACTTATTATTACACAACCAAGGAACATGGAATGGTGGAACTCCTGCCGATTTAGAGGAGGATTATTATGCAGCATTTGAAGTAGCTGGAGTTGAAAATTATACTTCTTGTTCTTATAAATCCTTCTTATTGGCTGCAAACGAGGCTGATGTGGTGAATAGCTTTTCAAATATCTTCTTTAATGTAGCATGGACTTTTCCTGGTCTTACTAATGGAAATGTTGAAATTTTAAGTGACTTTATCGACAATGGTGGTAACTTATTTATAGCTGGTCAAGATATGGGCTGGGACACATGGGAATCAGGTGGAAACGGAACCGACGAAACAAAAGCATTTTATACTAATTATTTGAATGCAGACTATAAAGGCGACGGAAGTACCTCTAATAATAGCATCAACCCTAATACTGAAGACGAATTCTTTGGTGACTTAGGCACTTCTTCTATCGTTGATATTTATGGTGGAAATATGTATCCAGATGAGATTGACCCCATTGGAACTGGTGAGCAAATCATCTATTATAACGGTGGAACAAGTAAAGGTGCTGGTGTAAGATCTATGACAGGCTCAGCAAAAGTGGTTTATTTAGGTTTTGACCCAAGCATGGTCACTGATGTTGATGTTAGAAACGATATCATTGTTAAAACTTTTGACTGGTTTATGAATGGTGTCGGATTTGAAGAAATGAATCAAACTGCTATCAATATTTATCCTAACCCATTCAAAGACCAATTGAATATCAATATGACTCTTGATGGAAAAACTCAAGTTGATTTGGTTAATGTATTAGGTGCTACTGTTTATTCTCAAGAATTCAATACCCCAAATATTAGCATGAATACTAAAAACTTAGAAAATGGTGTTTATATTCTAGTTGTTAAAAATGCTGGTCAACAATATACTCAACAAGTAATGATTCAGAGATAATACAGATGACTTATCAAAATGGCTTAAGGCACTTTTTGACTTACATTTGGTATCATTCTGAAAATATAGACTCTTAAGAGGAGGCCTAATTTGGAAACGCAGGGCAAGGAATTAATTTTTCTGCTTTGCGTTTTTTGTTTGCTCAAAATATTGGATAGTCAAATCGGTTCGATTGGTAAACATCCCATCTGAGTCAGCACCATACTGCAGCATTTGTAAACGAGTATCAAAAGAGTATGGGTGAATGAGAAAACCTTGACTTTTTATCCATTCTACATTTTGCTCGGTAAGCAAATCAGAATAATTATTTGGTGGACCTGCAATACTGGGCCCTATAATATGAGCTCCATTTTGCTTAGCAAAAGCCAAGTTTTCAAAATAGGTGATGCTATCATTTTTCATCATATTATCATCTCCTAGCCACAACAAGAAAGTCATTGGAACGCTTCCCTTAAATATATGATTCAGCTTCACCAAACTTTCTGGAGAAAAGGTTTGTAAGATGACTTTCGCACTCGTATTCCCCATATTTACTTTTCCTTCTCGACTAACTAAAGTATCAGAATCTGATTTCGTGCGCACATTCCAATTTAATCTAGACAGTTCTTGATATAAATCCTCCTCTATTCCCTGAAAAAGCTGGGGTTCTTTGATTTCTATATAAACCCCGGGTCTATGACCTGAATCTTCTTCATCCTTCACATAAAAGAAACGATAATGTATTACTCCTTCCTCTTCTATTATTTCATAGATTCTATTTCCCAATGAATCTTTAGCAATTCTATATCCTTCTGCAATTCTAATTGCATCCTCTAAAGTTGAAACTCCTTGACTTCCTCCAACATAAATGTTTTCACCTTCAAACAATACTTTCTCGCCTTCAGAATTGAAATAGAAAGCAGGTTTGTCCGTCTTCTTCAAATAAATCTCAGATGAATAATAATCTGTCCCTACTTGCGAAGCGCTCTCATAAAACCAAGCACCAGCATCCAAGCTCATCAATTCTTCAAAAGCGAAATATGAGGAGGGCCTTTCAGATAATTCTGGATAAATATTTTCAATATTGGTGGTTCGAGTTAGCAAGTCATCATGTAATGCAAGTAATACACCATCTTTTGTCCTTTGCACATCCACTTCTAAATAATCGGCCCCAATATCTCTAGCCCAGCGGTAAGCCATTTCTGTTTCTTCAGGGGCCCAATAGGTCGTTCCTCGGTGGGCAATCACTATATCTTTTGGAATAAATATTTTTTTCACTTCTTTCGAATCACTATTATATTTCTCTTCTACTAAACTTAAGACAAAGGACATAACGAATCCCACTATCAAAAACAATAGCAAAAGTGCAAGGTAAGAAAACCAATTTTTTCTCATTATTTCGATGGTTTTATGGTAAATAGTAAAAGAAAAATAGAAATGATGGCAGCAGCTATCAACACATAGAATCCACCGTCCCAACCATATAAATCAACAATATGACCCATGGCAATATTAGCAAATAGTGCACCACCTAAATATCCAAAAAGACCGGTAAATCCGGCGGCAGTTCCGGCGGCTTTTTTAGGCGCTAAATCTAAAGCATGAACTCCAATCAACATAACGGGGCCATAAACCAAAAATCCAATAGCGATTAAAGAAATATTGATAAGCATTAAGCTAGAAGAGAACCAATAAACGAAAACAAATATCAGCACAAAAAACATATAAATAATACTCACCTGAGCTCTTTGCCCTTTAAAAGCTTTATCACTTAACCAACCAGCTAACAATGTTCCTGGAATCCCTGCCCATTCGTATAAAAAATAAGCCCAACCACTTGTGGTGATATCCAAACCTTTGGTTTCCGAGAGGTAGGTTGGTGCCCAATCGAGCACGCCATAACGAATGAGATAAACAAAGGCATTAGCTATAGCGATAGCCCAAAGCATCCTGTTTTTTAAAACATAAGTGATAAAGATATCTTTGGCTTTTAATTCCTGCTCTGACTTCTCTTGATCATAATTTTCAGGATAATCATTTTTCCATTTCTCAATACTAGGCAAACCACAGCTTTGAGGGGTGTCTTCCATTAAATAGTAAACTAAAATCGCAATAACAAAAGCTATGATAGCCGGAAAATATAAAGCACTGTGCCAATCATTAAATATAGCCAAACCCAAAATAGCCAGAGGGCCAATGAGACCTCCACCCACATTATGAGCCACATTCCAAATAGACATTTTTGTTCCACGCTCTTTATTGGAAAACCAATGAACCATTATCCTTCCACAAGCCGGCCATCCCATTCCTTGAAACCATCCATTTAGAAATAGTAGAACAAACATAATAACAACTGAACTGGTAAAGAAAGGAATCAGCCCCATGACCATCATCGTCACAGCTGACAATATCAAACCTAAACTCAAAAATACTTTTGGATTACTCCTGTCACTCACACTTCCCATTACAAACTTACTGATTCCATAGGCAATACTAATAGCCGACAAGGCCCAACCCAATTGCGCTTTGGTATAGCCCTCCTCTATTAGATCGGGCATGATTAAAGAAAAGTTCTTTCTAACAAGATAATAGGCTGCATAGCCCAAGAATATTCCTAGAAATACTCGCAAGCGCATGATTTTATAATCTTCATCTGCTTGCTGGGCTTCTTTTAAAGGCTGGGCAGGTTTTGTCTTTAGAAATCCAATCATAATTATTATTTGATTTTTTCTAGCATGAATATCGATACGAATATTTAGTATCGCGAATTTAATTGAATTTCTAGAAATTAAAAGCAATGATATTCAACCAATATAGCATTAAAAACTTCCACATCAGATAACGTACATGTATATATTTATTTCACTACCTTAGCACATTATATCCTAAGCACATTATTATGAAAAAGTTATTCTTTTTATTTGGCATCCTATTTTTCTCTATTCCTTCATTCTCTCAAGATGCAGATTATACAATCATCAGAAGTGAGATGGAAAATTACTTTAGCGGAAACCTTAATAACAACAGCTATTACAGCCCTCGAAAAATGGAGATTGACCATGTGAAAAATCTTGAAGATGGTAAAATGATTTATTCTTATGCCTCGGCCTATCTATTTGATCAAGATGAATTTAATACCATATATCCCAATACTAATATTTTTGGGGATTCTGCTTTTGTTGATGCAGAAGGGAATACCACCTTTTATAATTGTAGAGACAAACAACTTACTTTCAACAAATATAATGGCGAAGCTGAAGAGTGGATAATCTATGAAGAAGATGGTATTAAATTAATGGGTAGCTACCAAAGTCCCTCCTATGAAGAAATCATGGAAGGCGTTTCTGATAGGGCAGCCATCATCCAGTTGCAGGTTATCGATAATGACGGATTAATAATAGACGACCATTATTATCATGGAAAAGAAGTAATCATCAGTAAAAATTATGGAATAGGTGATCATTTTCAAATCAATGAATTCGATGGCCTACTATCCTCTCATTACGCTTCTGATTTCCATTTGATAGGTATAGAGAAAGGTGATGAAATAATGGGAATGAATAATTATTATAGTGATTTAATTTCAGGCTTAGAGATTGGAAATGAAGTTCATTCTACCATTGAAAATTCTGACAACCAAATCATCAATAGAATTAAAAGAGTGATTCAGAAAGAAATAGGCTATTCCGATTTTATCTACACCTTCCAAATTTGTGATTATTATCCTCTTGAAGACACTATAATTTCCCATGAAACAACAGAAACCTATCTTTATCTGATGGATTTGAGAGAAAGTATTCCAGCACTAGATCCAGATGACAATAATTCCTATTGGGCCATTAATTATTTCTTCAAAAACAATTGGGAAAGTACCAATAATAGATATTTTGAATATCAAATTTGGGAAAGTGAAGAAACCGAAATGATAAACCAAAGAGTGGTCTGGTCTTTTGACACTTGGGGACCATTGGGCATGGGGGCTTTTGCAAAACATCAATTTATTGAGAATATTGGCAGCACTTGCTCCTACCAAGGTGAATATCTTATGGCGGATGAAATACAGTATTATAAAACCGAAACAGAAGAATGGGGAATACCATTCACCCTTGAATGCATCAATTCGACCGGTCTTATCGAAAATCAAGTGGAGCCAATTAATATCTACCCAAACCCAGCGGAGGATCGTATCGAAATTAATTGCGGCGAAACTCAAATTACTAAAGTCTCCCTATTTAATTTTCAAGGAAAAAAAGTAATGGAGCGAGTTATTAATAGTCAAGCTAGCGATTTGAGTTTTGATATTTCGAATCTAGAAAATGGCGTTTATTTAGTTGAGATAATGAGCCAAAATGGAACCATCAGTCAACATAAAATCATTAAAAGTAAACTATTCAAATAATTATTTACATTGAATCTACGAAATGAAAAATTACATCGAAAAACAATAAATGCTGTTTATTGACTAAGTAAATTAAAAATGTAATTACCAAAACTAACGTACAATATTATATTTTTAATTAATTTAGCATATAGTACCCTAAGCACATAATTATGAAAAAATTGGTTCTTCTAATCTTTATTATTGTAATCTCCTTACCGTCATTTTCACAAGTTTCAGACTATACCATCATCAGAAGTGATATAATAAGTTACTTTAGTGAATTTGTAATGGATTACAAAATCTACAACCCTAGAAAAATGGTCATTGAGAAGGAAAAAATGGTAGAGAACGGGAAAATGTTCTATTCTTATCCCTATGCATACCAATATGACCGAAATCCAAATATAACAATATACCCATATACTAATATTTTTGGAGATTCTGCATTCGTTGACTTGCAAGGTAATACTACTTTTTATAATTGTCGAGAAAAAGTAATTACACTAAACATGTATTCTCGTCAATCTGAAGAATGGATAATATATGAAAATGATGAGGATGAAGCTATACTAATCGGCAAATACCAAACTCCTATTTATATTGAAATTATGGATGGAGTTTGGGACAGTGTAGTTATTATCAGTTTAAAAGTAGAAGATTTCAATGGAAATATTCTAGAAGAGAGTTATTACCATAATAAAGAAATAATTATTAGTAAAAATTATGGCATTACTAAACACCTTCAGATTAATGAACTTGATGGTCTATCACAGCATGAAATCAATTACCCTTTTCATTTAATTGGAATTGAGAAAGGTGATGAAACTCATGGATTTTATAATTACTATAAAGATTTGATACGAGGATTAGAAATAGGAAATGAAGTACATTCCGAAATTGAAATCTCAAATAATAAAATTGTCAATAGAATAAAAAGGGTCATTCAAAAAGAAATAGGCTATTCTGACATTATCTACTCATTCCGAATATGTGACTATTATCCTGCTACAGACAGCAACATTCAATATGAAACAACAGAATCATATCCATATTTAATAGAATTACGAGAAAGCATCCCCACATTAAATCAAGATGAGACAAACTCTTATTGGGATTTTAATTATTTCTTTAAAATTGGTTGGAATCAAACAAATAAAAAGTATTTCCAGTATCAAATATGGGAAACTCAAAATGCAGATACCATTAGTGGACGAATAGTCTGGTTTTTCGAAACTATGGATAATTCAGGTTCAGCAACAACTCCTGCTGGCTATCATTTCATAGAGAATATAGGTAAGACATGTGTCTTTAAAGGAGGTTTTTTAATGGCTGATAAAATAAAATACTACAAAACTGAGACTGAAGAATGGGGAACACCATTCTCTCATGATTGCCTAAATGCATCTGGTGTTGATGATAAACAACTAAATCGAATTAATATCTACCCAAACCCCGCAGAGGATCGCATCGAAATTAGTTTTGGAGAAAGTCAAATGATTAGTGCTTCTATCATTAATATTCAAGGACAAAAAGTGGTAGAGCGAGTTTTTAATAGTCAAGCTAGCGATTTGAGTTTTGATATTTCGAATCTAGAAAATGGCGTTTATTTAGTTGAGATAATGAGCCAAAATGGAACCATCAGTCAACATAAAATCATTAAAAAATAGAGCTTAAACTATAGTTTGATAAACTTTTCTGAATAGATAAATTGATCAGAACTCAGCTTTATAAAATACAAGCCAATGGATAAATCGTGTATATCTATTCTACCATCTTCCATATCTTGAAATTCAAGAACCACTTCTCCTTTGATATTATAAATAGATATAGAATCGATTTGTTTGAGGTCGATAAATAGCAAATCTTTCGCTGGATTAGGAGATAGCAATAGTTTTTTTGAGGATGCTAATTCAGAAATATCATTTGCAAAATCGGAGAATAGCCAAAGGTAAGCCTCCTCAAATTCTGAGCGCCAAAAGGCCTCATTATGACCTTGATTTGACACCACTTTTGAGACTAATTTAGATTCACTAAAACCATAACTGATCAGATTATCGTGCATGGTCTCCATATCATTGACCATACTCGCTCCTTCTAACGCTCCAACCAATTGAAAAATCCTTTGGTTTTGAGGATTGGCATTTTCCGCAGTGAATGTCCAAACACTATCCGAATACCAATAGCTGGGACTAAACAAACCCGCTTTAGTGAAAACATCAGAATGCTCAAAAACTCCAAACTGAGAAATCAATCCTCCTAAGGAGCTTCCCATAATTCCTGTACTTTCTTTATTTGGTAGGGTCCGGTAATTTTCATCCACATAAGGCTTTAAGGTTTCTACAACGAACTCCATATATTCTCGTCCTTCCCCACCACCATATTGACTGTTTACCCAAGCAGAGTATTCATCTAATCGATGGCCTCCTCCATTATCTATTCCAATAACAATAGGCACTTGATAACCTTGACTCGCCAATTCATTTAAAGTCTCATCCACTTCCCATTCTCCGCTAAAAGAAGTAAAGCTATCGAATAGATTTTGTCCATCATGCATATATAATACTGGATATCTCATCTGACTTTCTTCATAACCTGGAGGAAGGTAAAGCCAAACTCTTCTGTTTCTATCTAGTTGGGGCATATAAAAATCCTCTGATAATATGCTTACATTTTCTGTAGCTGTAGAACCTCCTCCTCCACTTCCGCCATCGGCCCAAGTGGCAATTTGAAAGCTGATGGTTTCATTATTTCCATAGGTAAACTGACGATTTCCCATTTCTTGGCCATTTTCATCTTTCTCTACTGTTCCCCAATCGCCACGGGTAAATTTAAATTCTAGTAATGTTCCTTCTGATTGTTCTTCTAATATAATTTGAAATTTCCCATCAGCATTCTTCTCTAGTTTGAAGTTTTCATCTCCAGGGTTCCAGCCATTCATATTTCCAGCAATATAAATAAAATCCTGCTCTGGGGTATTATCAGGTATAGTCTCTATAACGAATGTGACTTGAGCTATGGAGACCAAGGAAATCCCAAGCAACCATAGAGTAAATATTTTTTTTTTCATACTTTAAGTCTATATTATATCAGTATTTAAAAAGCTTAATTAACATTATATTCATGATACAATCTCAACCACAAGGCATATGGTAAATCCCATGACCAAAATGTAGAATTCACTTCTGCAGTTATATCATTATGATGCATTAAGAGCGGGAACTCAGTAAAATATTTAAAATCTTCTTTAGCTAAAGCAATGAGCATTTCTAATGCCTTTTCTTTAGCCTTTTCGTTTTTTTCGTTTAAAGATAATTCCCGAATTAATTTTGCCATCTCAGAATAATAAACCTGAGATTTGATACTTTTGATTTTATCAGTAGATTTACTTTTAATCCCACAATCACAATTATCCATATCAATTTGTCCAATATAAAATAGCCATGGAGCCCTGTTGTTAAATACCCAATAATCAGAATTATTAACAATCTTATTCGATTTTATACTTAAACATAATTCTTTTGCCTCAGCAGGAGCAAATTTATATAAAAACAAATAAGCATGAATATTTGATATTAGATCCAACGGATTATTTTTCTCACCAACCTCTGGAAAGCCTTTTAGTCCATCTTTTCGAAACCAAGTATAATACAATCCATTCTCACTTTTATATTGTTTTAATGTGTCTAAGACTGATTGTATTAAAGAAGAATCGACATCAAAGCAAGTCCACCAAAACAAACTCGTAACATCCAAATCCTCAGGCAGATTCACATATCTTTTATAATACTTCAAAAGACCACTCTTACTATCCACCTGTGGCTTCACATATTGATACACATTTGAAATTAACGATGATACATCAAATTCATTAGAGAGAGGCTTAATCAAATTTGAAATTAGCATTCCAGTATATACCTCTAATTCATGACATAGGTTTCTGGGTATTGTATCAAAATTATAATCCTCCCTCCAGGTCCCGCATTTTAGCTGGCTTTATTGGAGTTTTTCAAATGCTTTATCGGCTAGATTTCCTAACTTATTTTGAGCATTCAATTTAGAACAGAATACAAATAACATACTAAATAGTAATGTTAAAAATGCGATTTTTCTTGCCAAATCTTTCATAATAAAGTTTTAAGTAATACTTCGAAAATCATATAAGAGCCGAAAATTAAATAAATGAATCGATATAAAGCTCTTAGTTTAGATACAACTTTAAAACCTAAATAATAACTCCTTATGTACACAATAATTGCAATAATAACAATTGCAGTGACTGTATTAGCCCAGATCAACATTGATAAATCAAGATTATCAATCAAGAAGTACAACATCGAATGTCCAAAGGTAAAAAATATTAATGCTGCATTTAAACTTGTTTTTTTTCCAAGTATTACAACATTAGTTCCAACACCGTTTATTCTATCTCCTTCATTATCCTGCAATTCCTGAATTAAATGCCCCCCTGCCAAAAAGAACCCTATGATAAACCCTATAAATATAGATAAACTTGAGATATCTCCAAAAATAGAAACGCCTAATTGAAAAGAAAACACACCTCCTAAAATATGTAGAAATGAAGAATATGTTGGTATTCCTTTTCCATGGTAACTCTGCCAAGAAGCAGAATATAAAAAACTTAATATTACCAAAACGATTCCAACAAACACAGAAGTGTAGGATAAGAAACTCAAAAAAACGAAAGCTCCAAAACCTGAAATGACGGATAATATCAATATGGCCTTTCGTGAAACCATATCAGCTCTAGACCTTTTGTTTTGATCTTTTAAATCTCTAGGATAATCAAACCAATCATTAATAGCGAACACGTGTACCGCAAGCAAGTATACGGCTACGATTGAAAACGCCAACTTAAATAGATTAACCTCCAAACCAACTTCTGATAAAAAAAACAATAAACCATCAATAGGAGAGGCTGCAAATACAGCGGAATCGATAAACCTTATTATTTTTATAACTTGAATAAACATAATTATCAAACATTCCTTATAAATTTGGTCAAGGGCCATCGATAGTTCATATGACTGTGTCAGCATTCCAGTTTTTCGAGCCACTCCAAAGTAAGCTTTCTAACCCAAATTCCAAACATTTTCAAGGGAATTTAATTGTTTATAATCACATACTAATGCTAAAAAATATTCTTTTTCCATTTACTATATCAAAAGCGTCAAACCTTTATTCATATATTTACCAAAATAATAATGCGAATGGACTATTTAGACCTCATCATAAATTTCACCCCCACTGGTATGATTCCTACCAAACAAAGCAATAGGAATGCCCCAATTTCAATTACGGAAATTATTGAAGATACACACCGAGCCTATGAGATTGGAATTAGCATGGTTCACATACATGCTCGCGAATACATATCAGGTGAACCTAGTTTTAAAAGTGAAATCTATGCTAAAATTATTGAAGGAATAAGAAAAATAAGTCCTGAACTAATTATATGCGCTTCTTTGAGTGGAAGAAATCATAAAGCTTTTGAACAAAGAGCTGAAGTTTTATCCTTAGATGGGAATTTAAAACCAGACATGGGAAGTTTAACATTAAGCTCCTTAAATTTTAGCCAAACAGAAAGCATGAATTCTCCGGAAATGATTCAAAATCTCGCGTTGGAAATGCAGAAAAAGAAAATACTTCCTGAACTTGAAGCCTTTGATTTGGGTATGGTTAACTACGCCAAATATTTAGAGCAAAAAGGACTTTTAGGGAATGCTCATTATTTTAATATCATATTAGGAAATATTGCAGGTGCGCAATCAGATTTATTGCATTCAGGCCTATTGATTAATAGCCTACCAAAGCATTCATTATGGAGTTTGGGAGGAATTGGGAATACACAATTACCCATGAATGCGCTTTCTATAGCTATGGGAGGAGGAGTTAGAGTTGGATTAGAGGATAACAATTGGTTTGATTGTGATAAGAAGACTTTAGCCACAAATATAGATTTATTGTCACGAATTCATTCTTTGGCAAAAATCCATCAAAGGAAGTTAATGACTTCTAAAAAACTTAGAGAATTATTAAATTTGGAAAGAGGATTTGGAGCTTACGGGCTTCAATCTTAAGAAAACAAAGAAGCAATGAGAATGATTAGAAATCTAATACTTAGGGCTAGACACAAAAAAGTCAAATTTTACAATATTAGTCTTACTGAAATACAAGATGATGTGGAGATTGGGGAAGGTAGTAGAATAGGATCCTTCACCTTAATTCAATCAGGGGCTAAAATTGGGAAAAACTGTACGATTGGTTCTTTTTGTAATATTTGTGGGGATGTGGAAATAGGTGATAATGTCTCTATTCAAACAGGATGCCATATTACTAGAGGAGTCAAAATAGATTCTGATACTTTCATAGGCCCTGGAGTGGTGACAATGAATGATAAGTATATGAATGATATTATTAGTCCACCAAGTATTGGTAGTCATACGAGAGTTGGAGGCGGAAGCTGTATCTTACCTGATTTACATATTGGAAAGAATGTTTTAATAGGCTCGGGATGTGTAGTTACCAAAAGCATTGCTGATGGTGAAAGAGTTTATGGCAATCCTGCTAAATCAGCCATTAAAAAAGCAAATAACTAGCACAAACAATACTGAAGTATTTTTTTACTTTACTTTCAGCAAATCATAAACAACACGAAACGGAAAAGTAAGGCCAAGCCCAATACGGTATGACCAGGATTTACTGATAGCCTCAATCCTGTCCTCTTTATTTTTTATTATTGCTAATCGATACTCCAGCAATTGGGCTTGTGTTCTAATTTCACTTCTAAGTTTCTTAAGTTCTGCGACCGAACTGATTCTTACTAATTCTTCTCTATGCAACTCCTTTAACTGATTAACCTTCTGTTCAAAAAGCGTAATTCTCAAACTTTTGTATTCTCTAATTACCCTAGCATCCTCCATTTTTTCAAAGTCAGATAGTGGTTCCGAAGATTCGATTACAGATTGATACATAGGAATCAAGGCATCCATAAACTGAGTAACTGATGCATCATTACGAATTTTCTCAGAAAGAACTTTATTCTCCTCTACATTATACTTTCTTATTTCCTCTCTAAGCAAATGAACATCATTCTGCTTCGTCATCGTTTTCATGCCAAAGTTCAGTCGCCTACATTGATCATAATTCTCACTAGTAACCATGCCGCCTAGTCCTCGGAAATCACTAATAATAACAGCAGCTCCACTTGACAAAGCTTCGATTGCTGCTTTTGCTTTTGCAAAAATAAGGTCATAATTATTCAATACCATCTCAGGATTAGAAAGAGATTCACCCAAGCCTGAGCCAATACCATCAAGCTCTATTCCTTCTGCTAAACATGCTTCTTGAATATTCCTGAAATGATTATCACTTGTAGCATAATTACTAAAAACCAGTGCTCTTAATGGTTTCTTCTTAAACTGGATCCTTCTTTTAAAACGATCAGTATCAACCCAATTATACAAAACTCCTGTCTTTTCCTTTTCAATTCTATTGTCAATCAATAGCCTATCTAGGCAATTATAATCTACGGCCATATATTTTCGTATTCCAAAATATCTAGGTGGGTGATCAACTAGGTGGATTCTATCGTGCTGGAAATAAACCACAGGAACATCTGGAAATCGACAAATGGCCTCCATTGTTGATATATAGTGATGAGCATGAATAAGATCTGGCTTAATCAACAATTTATCTATATCATCAACCACATTTATGCCCGCATTTCTAATGGCCTTAGACGTCTCACCTATAACTGGTGAAAAAACTTCAACATCAACCCCTCGATCCAATAAATTAATTGCTAAATCTCGAATATATACTTCTGTCCCAGTTAGATTTGCAAGCCAAATATTTACTAATAAGATATTCATATGCTGATTTTAAGGGAAATTTCCGATGTAAAT from the Lentimicrobium sp. L6 genome contains:
- a CDS encoding alpha/beta hydrolase-fold protein yields the protein MKKKIFTLWLLGISLVSIAQVTFVIETIPDNTPEQDFIYIAGNMNGWNPGDENFKLEKNADGKFQIILEEQSEGTLLEFKFTRGDWGTVEKDENGQEMGNRQFTYGNNETISFQIATWADGGSGGGGSTATENVSILSEDFYMPQLDRNRRVWLYLPPGYEESQMRYPVLYMHDGQNLFDSFTSFSGEWEVDETLNELASQGYQVPIVIGIDNGGGHRLDEYSAWVNSQYGGGEGREYMEFVVETLKPYVDENYRTLPNKESTGIMGSSLGGLISQFGVFEHSDVFTKAGLFSPSYWYSDSVWTFTAENANPQNQRIFQLVGALEGASMVNDMETMHDNLISYGFSESKLVSKVVSNQGHNEAFWRSEFEEAYLWLFSDFANDISELASSKKLLLSPNPAKDLLFIDLKQIDSISIYNIKGEVVLEFQDMEDGRIDIHDLSIGLYFIKLSSDQFIYSEKFIKL
- the glpT gene encoding glycerol-3-phosphate transporter is translated as MIGFLKTKPAQPLKEAQQADEDYKIMRLRVFLGIFLGYAAYYLVRKNFSLIMPDLIEEGYTKAQLGWALSAISIAYGISKFVMGSVSDRSNPKVFLSLGLILSAVTMMVMGLIPFFTSSVVIMFVLLFLNGWFQGMGWPACGRIMVHWFSNKERGTKMSIWNVAHNVGGGLIGPLAILGLAIFNDWHSALYFPAIIAFVIAILVYYLMEDTPQSCGLPSIEKWKNDYPENYDQEKSEQELKAKDIFITYVLKNRMLWAIAIANAFVYLIRYGVLDWAPTYLSETKGLDITTSGWAYFLYEWAGIPGTLLAGWLSDKAFKGQRAQVSIIYMFFVLIFVFVYWFSSSLMLINISLIAIGFLVYGPVMLIGVHALDLAPKKAAGTAAGFTGLFGYLGGALFANIAMGHIVDLYGWDGGFYVLIAAAIISIFLLLFTIKPSK
- a CDS encoding glycerophosphodiester phosphodiesterase family protein, which produces MRKNWFSYLALLLLFLIVGFVMSFVLSLVEEKYNSDSKEVKKIFIPKDIVIAHRGTTYWAPEETEMAYRWARDIGADYLEVDVQRTKDGVLLALHDDLLTRTTNIENIYPELSERPSSYFAFEELMSLDAGAWFYESASQVGTDYYSSEIYLKKTDKPAFYFNSEGEKVLFEGENIYVGGSQGVSTLEDAIRIAEGYRIAKDSLGNRIYEIIEEEGVIHYRFFYVKDEEDSGHRPGVYIEIKEPQLFQGIEEDLYQELSRLNWNVRTKSDSDTLVSREGKVNMGNTSAKVILQTFSPESLVKLNHIFKGSVPMTFLLWLGDDNMMKNDSITYFENLAFAKQNGAHIIGPSIAGPPNNYSDLLTEQNVEWIKSQGFLIHPYSFDTRLQMLQYGADSDGMFTNRTDLTIQYFEQTKNAKQKN
- a CDS encoding T9SS type A sorting domain-containing protein — its product is MKKLFFLFGILFFSIPSFSQDADYTIIRSEMENYFSGNLNNNSYYSPRKMEIDHVKNLEDGKMIYSYASAYLFDQDEFNTIYPNTNIFGDSAFVDAEGNTTFYNCRDKQLTFNKYNGEAEEWIIYEEDGIKLMGSYQSPSYEEIMEGVSDRAAIIQLQVIDNDGLIIDDHYYHGKEVIISKNYGIGDHFQINEFDGLLSSHYASDFHLIGIEKGDEIMGMNNYYSDLISGLEIGNEVHSTIENSDNQIINRIKRVIQKEIGYSDFIYTFQICDYYPLEDTIISHETTETYLYLMDLRESIPALDPDDNNSYWAINYFFKNNWESTNNRYFEYQIWESEETEMINQRVVWSFDTWGPLGMGAFAKHQFIENIGSTCSYQGEYLMADEIQYYKTETEEWGIPFTLECINSTGLIENQVEPINIYPNPAEDRIEINCGETQITKVSLFNFQGKKVMERVINSQASDLSFDISNLENGVYLVEIMSQNGTISQHKIIKSKLFK
- a CDS encoding T9SS type A sorting domain-containing protein, which codes for MKKLVLLIFIIVISLPSFSQVSDYTIIRSDIISYFSEFVMDYKIYNPRKMVIEKEKMVENGKMFYSYPYAYQYDRNPNITIYPYTNIFGDSAFVDLQGNTTFYNCREKVITLNMYSRQSEEWIIYENDEDEAILIGKYQTPIYIEIMDGVWDSVVIISLKVEDFNGNILEESYYHNKEIIISKNYGITKHLQINELDGLSQHEINYPFHLIGIEKGDETHGFYNYYKDLIRGLEIGNEVHSEIEISNNKIVNRIKRVIQKEIGYSDIIYSFRICDYYPATDSNIQYETTESYPYLIELRESIPTLNQDETNSYWDFNYFFKIGWNQTNKKYFQYQIWETQNADTISGRIVWFFETMDNSGSATTPAGYHFIENIGKTCVFKGGFLMADKIKYYKTETEEWGTPFSHDCLNASGVDDKQLNRINIYPNPAEDRIEISFGESQMISASIINIQGQKVVERVFNSQASDLSFDISNLENGVYLVEIMSQNGTISQHKIIKK